The proteins below come from a single Juglans regia cultivar Chandler chromosome 12, Walnut 2.0, whole genome shotgun sequence genomic window:
- the LOC108980881 gene encoding membrane-associated 30 kDa protein, chloroplastic-like has product MATKPQMFTGLTLASTPASSFQPSSSSSHSLCMVRKPLTTSFFGRGVKVAGIRIAASKQSHSRQRGGSLAAGMNLFDRFARVVKSYANAIISSFEDPEKILEQTVLEMNDDLTKMRQATAQVLASQKQLENKYKAAQLASEDWYRKAQFALQKGEEDLAREALKRRKSYADNANALKAQLDQQKTVVENLVSNTRLLESKIQEARSKKDTLKARAQSAKTTSKVSEMLGNVNTSNALGAFEKMEEKVLAMESQAEALGQLTTDDLDGKFALLEGSSVDDDLENLKKELSGSTKKGELPPGRTVTTSTNKPYPFRDSEIERELNELRQKAKDF; this is encoded by the exons ATGGCCACAAAACCGCAGATGTTTACGGGATTAACCCTGGCCTCTACGCCTGCTTCTTCGTTCCAGCCCTCTTCTTCAAGCTCTCACAGTCTATGCATGGTCAGGAAGCCCCTGACGACGTCATTTTTCGGTCGTGGAG TAAAAGTTGCTGGCATAAGAATCGCTGCTTCCAAACAATCCCATAGTAGACAAAGGGGAGGTTCTCTTGCTGCTGGTATGAACCTTTTTGACCGGTTCGCTAGGGTTGTCAAG TCATATGCAAATGCGATTATAAGTTCCTTTGAAGACCCAGAGAAAATCTTAGAGCAAACAGTGCTTGAAATGAATGATGACTTGACAAAGATGCGTCAAGCCACAGCACAA GTTTTGGCATCTCAAAAGCAGTTGGAAAACAAATACAAGGCTGCACAACTAGCTTCTGAAGATTG GTATCGTAAAGCCCAATTTGCCCttcagaaaggagaagaggatCTTGCACGGGAAGCTCTAAAGAGGCGGAAATCTTATGCT GATAATGCTAATGCTTTGAAAGCTCAACTTGATCAACAGAAAACTGTTGTTGAGAATCTTGTCTCTAATACACGG CTTTTGGAGAGTAAGATACAGGAAGCTAGATCAAAGAAAGATACTCTAAAAGCACGTGCTCAGTCCGCAAA GACTACAAGCAAAGTGAGCGAGATGTTGGGGAATGTCAATACAAGTAATGCCCTTGGAGCTTTTGAAAAGATGGAAGAGAAAG TGCTGGCAATGGAATCCCAAGCAGAAGCTCTTGGTCAATTAACAACTGATGATCTTGATGGAAAG TTTGCATTGCTAGAGGGCTCATCAGTCGATGATGATCTAGAAAACCTGAAAAAAGAATTGTCCGGTAGCACCAAG AAAGGAGAGCTTCCACCTGGAAGAACTGTCACGACAAGCACAAACAAGCCATATCCATTCCGAGATTCTGAAATTGAAAGGGAGCTTAATGAATTGAGGCAAAAGGCAAAGGATTTCTAG
- the LOC108980886 gene encoding DNA-directed RNA polymerases II and V subunit 8A-like, with translation MVEFLFEDIFRVERLNPDGKKFDKVIRVEAKSEKFDMFMHLDVMVTKDFMLKEGDKFAMVLAPTLNLDGTPDTGYYTPGNRQSLADRFDYVMYGKLYRIADGSGRGTKAEMNVSFGGLLMMLKGDPSHCNKFELDQRLYILMRKV, from the exons ATGGTTGAGTTTCTTTTCGAAGATATTTTTAGGGTTGAGCGTCTTAACCCAGATGGTAAAAAGTTTGATAAAG TTATCCGGGTTGAAGCAAAAAGTGAGAAGTTCGACATGTTCATGCACCTAGATGTGATGGTTACAAAGGACTTTATGCTGAAGGAAGGTGATAAGTTTGCGATGGTACTAGCTCCAACACTAAATCTGGATGGAACACCTGATACTGGCTATTATACTCCG GGCAATCGGCAGTCGCTTGCAGACAGATTTGATTATGTAATGTATGGCAAGCTTTATAGAATTGCCGATGGTTCAGGACGTGGAACAAAAGC GGAGATGAACGTTTCATTTGGTGGGCTTCTGATGATGCTGAAGGGAGATCCATCTCATTGCAACAAGTTTGAACTTGATCAGAGGCTATATATCCTCATGAGGAAGGTGTAA